Within the Pseudanabaena sp. BC1403 genome, the region TCGCACTTTGCAAGCTTCTGAAATTGCGGGAATTAGAGCGATTTTAGTGGAAGCAATTTCTGATGAGGCAAAGCAATTTTATGAGAAGTGTGGTTTTACGGTTGCGCCCATTGCGCCGATGACTTTGATGATTACGATCAACGATGCAATTTTATCTTTAACATGATTTTTTAGTTTTCTTGCTATCATGTTATTCTGGAAATTCCATGTAAATCGTTTAGTACAGTATATAAACCACAAGGTATTTAGATGATTAGGAATAATAACAGTAGTGGATCAAGGATTGATGAGGCACGTTCTACTGTAAGAGAGCTACTTAACGAAATGGAAAGTCAAAATTTACCAGTAGAAAAATATTTGATGAAGGCTAAAAAGCTTGCTCGTTTGCTTCGTGACTCAGACGCACAAAAATGGTTAGATTGTGAGCTAAAAGGCTATCCTGACAATTATTTTAATCTTGGGACATGCAAAAAATATGCAGAATCGGCAGGACGTTTAACAGATGATAAATATTACAAGGAAAGTCTGCCTGTATTAGAAGCTAAGTATAAGGCAGATGAGGCGACTCTGTTAAATACTAATGCAAATCAGCCATCTCCTATAGCAGAAAATTTTCTTGCTGCACGTGCTACAGAACAACTGATGGCAACTCAAGCGAAGCTTCTTAATAACATGAAAACTTCATATCAGCAAAACGCATCACTATTTTCTGCTCTCAAAAGCTCTATCCACAGCTATGCTACAGATTGTTTAATATCAATTGAGTTTGGCGATGTTGTACAAGATATATTTGAGCAATCTCGTAAAGAAGTAGATACCTTTATACGAGCAAGATGTCCAGAAGTTGCTGAAAAAATAGTCGCAATAAATGAAAGAACTAGAGATAATGATACCGAATCAAGAACCGCTGCATTAACTTCTTGTCGTCGTCTTTTAATGTCTTTAGCTGATGCGGTATTCCCTTCGTCTAATATTGATTATATCGATGGAAGAGGTAAGCCTAGAAAAGTTGGGCAGGAACAATATAAAAATAGAATAACTGCATTTTTGGAACAAAAATTACAGAGTGAAAGCACAGCAGTAATTCTAAATTCAGAGATTGAACATTTAGCGGCAAGATTAGATGCTGTTTATGAGAAGGCTTGTAAGGGTGTTCATGATAATGTAACTATAGAAGAAACACGTCTAGCAGTCATTCAAACCTATTTAATGATTGCTGAAGTTGCAAGGTTAGATGCTGATGTAAAAAAATAAAAAGAAATTGATTTGGGTATGTTGTTGACCTCAATTAATTTTTAGATTTGAGAAAAATGATCGCTGTCTTAAATTATCAATTCATCTAATCATAAATTTCTCGGCGATGTCCAATCTGATGGATAGTGACACTTTTTTGTGATTGCGCGATCGCGTAAATAACTCGATAATCTCCAACGCGAAGCTTAAAAAAGCTTGATAAATTACCAGTAAGTGATAGAGGCGTAATTTGTTCAAAATTTTCGCCTAACCACTTGATTTTACGAGCTATCCGTATTTGATTAGTGCGATCAATTTTTGCAAGATCGGCGATCGCATCAGATGTAAAATCAACACTATAACTCGTCCCAATTAAGCCCCAATGATTGCATAGCTTGACTAGCAGGAATAACAGTTGATTGCAGTTGTTGCCGTAATAAACGATCCACAACTGCAGTTTTTAACTTCTTACCTTCATCTAGATCTATATATTCTTCTAGCACTTCAATTACAACTTCACGAACTAGTAAACGAAACTGTTCGGTAGTGAGTTCTTTTATTTGCATAGCATTACGGCTGTACTACTTGTTTTGAATTAATTCTAACGTAATCGTCAATATAAACCAGCAAGACGATCGCTATTTTGATTAGCTTGAGGATTTTGGCGATCGCAATTAATTGATAATGAGAGAAAATGCGATCGCTTATTCCTTTCTTTATTCAGCAAACATCTCAGCCAAAATACCAAGGACTTCTCTTTGTTCATCTTGACTGATTGAACCAATCTTCTTAACCAAACGAGACTTATCTACTGTACGGATTTGATCGAGAACTATTTGACCATCTTTACCCTGAAACTGGCAAATCACACGAGTGGGATATATCCGACCTTTTGTGGTCATTGGCGCAATAATCACCGTAGAGATATTGCAATTCATCTCATCTGGTGAAATGATCACGCAAGGTCGAGTCTTTTGAATTTCGCTCCCAATAGTTGGATCGAGATTAACCAGAAAAACATCAAATCGTTTAGCTACCACTCCCATTCAACCCGTTCCCAATCTGTTGGATTCACATCATCTAAAAGAACATCATCTTTTTGTAATACCATCGCTGCAAAAGCTTCATCCCAACCGACCCTTAATTGTGGCAGAGGACGAATAGTAAGGCGATCGCCATCGATTCCAATTTCAACTTCTGTCTGAATTCCACTTTGCTCTAATAAGGTTTTAGGAATACGGATGCCCTGAGAGTTGCCAATTTTAATGATTCGAGTTCTTATTGCTGTACTCATAGTTAGAGCCCTTT harbors:
- a CDS encoding type II toxin-antitoxin system RelE/ParE family toxin — encoded protein: MWIVYYGNNCNQLLFLLVKLCNHWGLIGTSYSVDFTSDAIADLAKIDRTNQIRIARKIKWLGENFEQITPLSLTGNLSSFFKLRVGDYRVIYAIAQSQKSVTIHQIGHRREIYD
- a CDS encoding type II toxin-antitoxin system PemK/MazF family toxin, whose amino-acid sequence is MGVVAKRFDVFLVNLDPTIGSEIQKTRPCVIISPDEMNCNISTVIIAPMTTKGRIYPTRVICQFQGKDGQIVLDQIRTVDKSRLVKKIGSISQDEQREVLGILAEMFAE
- a CDS encoding AbrB/MazE/SpoVT family DNA-binding domain-containing protein, with amino-acid sequence MSTAIRTRIIKIGNSQGIRIPKTLLEQSGIQTEVEIGIDGDRLTIRPLPQLRVGWDEAFAAMVLQKDDVLLDDVNPTDWERVEWEW